The genomic segment CCCAGGCGTTGCCGAGCACCTCGACCTTCTTCACGTCGAGGTCACCGGCCTGCGGGTGGGCGGAGCCGTCCTTGAGGGTGGTCTCGCCGAAGACACCGACGATCTTGTCCTTCAGGCCGAAGTCCGCGAGGGCCGCGGCCGTGCCGGTGAAGGCGACGATCCGCTCCGGGGTGCTGTCCGCGGTGACCTTCTTCTTGCGGTCGTCGGTGAACGACCACGGCTTGCTCTTGCTGTCGTCGGCGCCGGAGGACGAGCCGGAGTCGCCGCCGCAGGCCGCCAGCAGGACGCCGAGGCCGAGAGCGCCGGTCGCGGCGAGCAGGCCGCGGCGGGAGGGGGAAGCGGGACGGTTCCCGGACATGGTGGTGCCTTTCGTGCAGGGCGGTGGAACGCGGAGAAGGCCGGCGGAGACCGCAGCGGCCGATCAGCAGATGTTAGGTTAACCTAACCAAAGTTTCCGCCCAAGGGTGCGGGCTCCTCCCGCCCCCCGGCCCGACCGGAGCCGTACGTGTCAGTCACCGAGCCGTCCCCGGCGACGCGGAGCACCACCCCGGCTCCGCCGCCCCGTCCGCCGGCCGGCCGGCCCGCCGGTGCCCGATGGGCCCTGCGCGCCGCGGGGTTGGCGGGCGCGCTCGTCCTGCTGCTGGCCCTGACGGTGCTCAGCCTCGGCTTCGGCGCCCGGCCGCTCACGGCGGCCGAGGTGTGGCACGGCCTGCTCGACAGCGACTCCGCGGCCTACCACGTGGTGCACGGGATGCGGCTGCCGCGCACCCTCCTCGGCCTGCTCGTCGGCGTCGCCCTGGGCCTGGCCGGCGGGGTGATGCAGGCCCTCACCCGCAACCCGCTGGCCGACCCCGGGCTGCTGGGCATCAACGCGGGCGCCTCCGCCGCCGTGGTCACCGCCATCACCTTCCTCGGGGTGACGGCCTTCACCGGCTATGTGTGGTTCGCGCTGGCGGGCGCCGCCGTCGTCTCCGCCCTCGTCTACACGGTCGGCGGCGGACGGGGAGCGACCCCGGCGCGGCTGGCGCTGGCCGGGGCCGCGCTCAACGCCGCGCTCTACTCGTACGTCAACGCCGCGATGATCCTCAACACCGTGTCGCTCGACCGGATGCGGTTCTGGACCGTCGGCTCCCTCGCCTCCGCCCAGACGGACACGGTGATGAAGGTACTGCCGTTCATCGCCTCCGGGGTGCTGGTGTCGCTGGCGCTGGCCCGGCCGCTGAACGCCCTGGCGCTCGGCGACGACCAGGCACGCGCGCTCGGCGCCCGGCCCGCCCGGGTGCGCGTCGCCTCCATCGTCGCCGTCACCCTGCTGTGCGGGGCGGCCACCGCCGCCGCGGGGCCGATCGTCTTCGTCGGGCTCATGGTCCCCCACCTGGTGCGGGCGCTGACGGGCCCGGACCTGCGCTGGATGCTGCCCTACTGCGCCGTGCTCGCCCCGGTGCTGCTGCTCGGCGCCGACGTGCTCGGCCGGCTCCTCGGGCGGCCCGGCGAACTCCAGGTCGGCATCGTCACGGCGGTGCTCGGCGGACCCCTCTTCCTGTACGTTCTGCGGCGCCGGAAGGTGGCGGGAGCATGAAGCCGGTGACCACGGAGAAGACCGCACGGGAGAAGACCGCACCGCAGCGGACCGGCACGGGAGGCGCCCCGGCCGGCACGGGAGCCGACGGCCCGAGCGGGCCCGCCCCGGCCCGCGTACGGCGCCCGCGGCGCCTCGGCGGCGCCGGCGCACCGCCCGGCGGGACGCTGCGCACGCTGCGCCCGCTCCCCGCCGTCAGCCTCCGCTACCGCCCCCGGACGCTCGCCGCGGCGGCCGGCTGCCTGTTCGCCGCGCTGGCGGTCGGCGTCCTGAGCGTCGGCAGCGGCGAGTTCCCCATCGGCCCGGCCGAGGTGCTGCGCACCATCGCCGGATCGGGCACCCCCGCCCAGGACTTCATCGTCAACGAGCTGCGGCTCCCCCGGGTGATCGCCGCGCTGCTGGCCGGGGCGGCGCTGGCGCTGTCGGGGGCGGTGTTCCAGTCCGTCGTCCGCAATCCCCTGGGCAGCCCGGACCTGCTCGGGCTGACGCAGGGCGCGTCGACCGGAGCGCTCGTCGTCGTCATCACCGGCGGCAGCAGCGCCGCCCTGGCGGGTGGTGCCGTCGCGGGAGGGCTGCTCACCGGTCTGCTGATCTTCGCCCTGGCGTGGCGGCAGGGGCTGCACGGGCTGCGGCTCGTCCTGATCGGCATCGGTGTGATGGCCATGCTCACCGGCGTCAACGGCTATCTGCTCACCCGGGCGAAGCTGATGGAGGCGTCCCGCGCGGTGCTCTGGCTGACGG from the Streptomyces xinghaiensis S187 genome contains:
- a CDS encoding FecCD family ABC transporter permease, with product MKPVTTEKTAREKTAPQRTGTGGAPAGTGADGPSGPAPARVRRPRRLGGAGAPPGGTLRTLRPLPAVSLRYRPRTLAAAAGCLFAALAVGVLSVGSGEFPIGPAEVLRTIAGSGTPAQDFIVNELRLPRVIAALLAGAALALSGAVFQSVVRNPLGSPDLLGLTQGASTGALVVVITGGSSAALAGGAVAGGLLTGLLIFALAWRQGLHGLRLVLIGIGVMAMLTGVNGYLLTRAKLMEASRAVLWLTGSLDGRGWAEVTPLLIAVTVLLPVTVVGCGRALRMAEMGDDAAHALGIRVERVRLVALGSAVALASFAAACAGPVAFVALTAPQLAKRLTKAPGPNLVPAACMGAALLVCADWAAQNAFGARQLPVGVVTGLLGGGYLVWLLARQRRAGRL
- a CDS encoding iron chelate uptake ABC transporter family permease subunit codes for the protein MSVTEPSPATRSTTPAPPPRPPAGRPAGARWALRAAGLAGALVLLLALTVLSLGFGARPLTAAEVWHGLLDSDSAAYHVVHGMRLPRTLLGLLVGVALGLAGGVMQALTRNPLADPGLLGINAGASAAVVTAITFLGVTAFTGYVWFALAGAAVVSALVYTVGGGRGATPARLALAGAALNAALYSYVNAAMILNTVSLDRMRFWTVGSLASAQTDTVMKVLPFIASGVLVSLALARPLNALALGDDQARALGARPARVRVASIVAVTLLCGAATAAAGPIVFVGLMVPHLVRALTGPDLRWMLPYCAVLAPVLLLGADVLGRLLGRPGELQVGIVTAVLGGPLFLYVLRRRKVAGA